From the Bdellovibrio reynosensis genome, one window contains:
- a CDS encoding glycerophosphodiester phosphodiesterase: protein MLTAIVLLILFLIYRHFTWKPLPWPPGAMVPPSYQGHRGYWKSGLQENTLASFEAAAKRGLHMVEMDVRLSKDKIPVVFHDGDLKRLGNVERIVHECTAEELRVLAQVPSLEEVLSSQIVPKFLNVELKTGAIFDGELEKKVATLIEKYDFTRRVLFSSFNPLSLWRLGGHLPQVPRALLATQEPEAANKIYLRQLWFAPYVRIHALHLDYRYVSVHDLHKWKKRGVPVALWTVNEKETAELYLQEGALSIITDTLGEVADS, encoded by the coding sequence ATGCTAACAGCTATAGTTCTTTTAATTTTATTTCTTATCTATCGCCACTTTACCTGGAAGCCATTGCCTTGGCCACCGGGAGCGATGGTGCCGCCAAGTTATCAAGGACATCGCGGGTATTGGAAGTCAGGTCTTCAAGAAAACACCCTGGCGTCCTTTGAAGCGGCAGCGAAGAGGGGATTGCACATGGTTGAAATGGATGTGCGTCTTTCAAAAGATAAAATTCCCGTGGTTTTCCATGACGGCGATTTAAAGCGCTTGGGGAATGTAGAACGCATTGTTCACGAATGTACGGCCGAAGAATTAAGAGTGCTTGCACAAGTGCCAAGTCTTGAAGAGGTTCTTTCATCGCAAATCGTGCCTAAATTTTTGAACGTGGAATTAAAAACCGGTGCGATTTTTGATGGCGAGTTAGAAAAAAAAGTCGCAACGTTGATTGAAAAATACGATTTCACCCGCCGCGTGTTGTTTTCAAGTTTTAATCCTTTGTCGTTGTGGCGTCTAGGGGGGCATTTGCCCCAAGTTCCCCGCGCGCTGTTAGCTACACAAGAACCCGAAGCAGCGAATAAAATTTATTTGCGTCAACTTTGGTTCGCCCCTTACGTTCGGATCCATGCTTTGCATCTAGATTATCGTTATGTCAGTGTTCACGATTTACATAAATGGAAAAAGCGCGGTGTGCCGGTGGCCTTGTGGACAGTGAATGAAAAAGAGACAGCGGAACTTTACCTGCAAGAAGGTGCATTAAGTATAATCACTGATACTCTTGGGGAAGTCGCGGATTCATAA
- a CDS encoding alkane 1-monooxygenase: MSAIQNAFYFIPYAFATLAVAGGFLGGLYTFLGFIGIFIIHPLLDNFLFKKYEVNDKRPSQKLALLILLSTFPFLVLFGFLGVIFSLKASNIELMGLILSFGTIMGFMGITTAHELIHHKDKRLRLTGNLLLSLVNFTHYSVEHVFAHHKNVATPEDPATARKNEWIYTYFVRSYFMGLKEAFLLERKRLKSLRQFFLKNRVIAGMAAQTAGDFLIYLIFGERALLFWLGQSLVAILLLQTADYIEHYGLVRKRNANGLYEPAKACHSWDSYQGLTNYSLINLGYHSYHHLKPGIPFTELHKTEQSQKLPHGYSAMALLAFIPPIYFKIMNPRLPQEYQ; encoded by the coding sequence ATGTCTGCAATTCAAAACGCCTTTTATTTTATACCTTATGCTTTCGCCACCCTTGCTGTCGCCGGAGGGTTTCTGGGCGGCCTTTATACGTTTTTAGGTTTTATCGGGATTTTTATTATTCATCCCCTATTAGATAACTTTCTTTTTAAAAAATATGAAGTGAACGACAAGCGCCCCTCGCAAAAGCTGGCTTTACTGATACTGCTATCAACTTTTCCTTTTCTGGTTTTATTTGGATTTTTAGGTGTCATCTTTTCATTGAAGGCTTCAAACATTGAACTGATGGGATTGATTTTATCTTTCGGCACCATCATGGGATTTATGGGAATAACAACAGCCCATGAACTGATACACCATAAAGACAAGCGCCTTCGCCTGACTGGCAATTTGCTTTTAAGCCTGGTGAACTTCACCCACTACAGCGTTGAGCATGTTTTCGCCCATCACAAAAACGTCGCAACCCCGGAAGACCCTGCCACGGCCAGAAAGAACGAGTGGATCTACACTTATTTTGTACGATCATATTTTATGGGCTTAAAAGAAGCTTTCTTATTAGAACGCAAAAGATTGAAAAGCCTTAGACAGTTTTTTCTGAAAAATCGTGTTATCGCAGGGATGGCCGCGCAAACCGCGGGGGATTTTTTAATTTATCTTATATTCGGCGAACGAGCATTGCTATTTTGGTTAGGACAAAGTCTTGTGGCCATTCTGCTTTTGCAAACCGCTGACTATATCGAACACTACGGTTTAGTGCGAAAAAGAAATGCCAACGGATTGTATGAACCAGCGAAAGCCTGCCATTCTTGGGATAGTTATCAAGGATTGACGAACTATTCACTGATCAACTTAGGATATCATTCTTATCATCATCTTAAGCCCGGCATTCCATTCACAGAATTGCACAAAACAGAACAGTCCCAAAAGCTTCCCCATGGGTATTCAGCCATGGCACTGTTGGCCTTCATTCCACCAATATATTTTAAGATTATGAATCCGCGACTTCCCCAAGAGTATCAGTGA
- the tatA gene encoding twin-arginine translocase TatA/TatE family subunit — protein sequence MGSTSFVHILVLIIIALIFFGPRRLPNLGSSIGKAIRGFKEGLNEIEVDPKDIHDQVTHKSNKDKKS from the coding sequence GTGGGTAGCACCAGTTTTGTTCATATTTTAGTATTAATTATAATCGCATTAATCTTCTTTGGACCGCGTCGTCTTCCCAACCTTGGATCAAGTATCGGCAAGGCCATTCGCGGCTTTAAAGAAGGATTAAACGAAATTGAGGTGGATCCAAAAGACATCCACGATCAAGTGACCCACAAATCCAATAAAGATAAAAAATCTTAA
- the galE gene encoding UDP-glucose 4-epimerase GalE produces the protein MRTLVTGSAGYIGSHATNALLKSGFDVVSYDNLSTGFRSSIPEHVQFIEGDVRDTAKLTKALRDNKIEAVIHFAAKLKVPESLTLPLDYYDNNISGTISLIQACRSAGVDKVIFSSTAAVYGTSNGDKGLVHEGSIISPINPYGSSKLMAEKILADAEPAHGIRSVALRYFNVAGAALDGKNGQRTADASHLIKVASEAAVGKRHFVQVFGTDYATKDGSAVRDYIHVEDLIDAHLLALGYLRDGGSSQVLNCGYGKGYTVLEVLETMKRISGASFSISHQNRRTGDAPHLVADATKLRNLLGWTPQRDDLELICRTSYEWEKRQSTAPA, from the coding sequence ATGAGAACACTCGTCACGGGTTCTGCGGGCTATATCGGCTCACACGCAACCAATGCTCTGCTAAAATCAGGCTTTGACGTAGTGTCTTATGATAACCTCAGTACAGGATTCCGCAGCTCTATTCCAGAGCATGTTCAATTTATCGAAGGCGATGTTCGTGATACTGCAAAGTTAACGAAAGCCCTGCGCGACAATAAGATTGAAGCTGTGATTCATTTCGCGGCCAAACTTAAAGTTCCTGAATCTTTAACTCTGCCGCTTGATTACTACGACAATAATATCTCTGGAACGATCTCTCTGATTCAAGCGTGCCGCTCTGCTGGGGTGGATAAAGTTATTTTTTCTTCCACTGCAGCTGTCTATGGAACGTCTAATGGCGATAAGGGATTGGTTCACGAAGGTTCTATTATTTCACCGATCAATCCCTATGGTTCATCAAAATTAATGGCTGAAAAAATCTTGGCTGACGCTGAACCGGCCCATGGCATTAGATCTGTGGCGCTTAGATATTTCAACGTTGCTGGTGCAGCCTTAGATGGCAAAAACGGTCAGCGCACGGCTGATGCAAGTCACCTGATCAAAGTAGCCAGTGAAGCTGCTGTCGGCAAACGCCATTTCGTTCAAGTATTCGGGACTGATTATGCGACAAAAGATGGCTCCGCTGTGCGGGATTATATTCACGTCGAAGATCTTATTGATGCCCACCTTTTAGCTTTGGGCTACCTTCGTGATGGTGGCAGTTCCCAAGTGTTAAATTGCGGATATGGCAAGGGCTATACTGTTCTTGAAGTCCTTGAAACTATGAAACGCATCAGCGGCGCTTCATTTTCCATCAGCCATCAAAACCGCCGCACTGGGGATGCTCCTCACCTCGTTGCAGATGCGACCAAACTTAGAAATCTACTGGGGTGGACACCCCAGCGTGATGATCTAGAGCTGATTTGCCGCACGTCCTATGAATGGGAAAAAAGGCAATCAACGGCCCCAGCCTAG
- a CDS encoding cellulase family glycosylhydrolase gives MIRHLAFLAILILAPALSFAGATSVTGTPQFGDVTLGQSKTNTLTLKNTSRLNIRLDSFWFSGSPDFSRVGGTCGFNSTTGWILKSGKTCTVQIKFAPKYAGSVSGQFVLGYFLGSGWTWEEIPVNLSGNGLNPVVAPAPAPTPTPVPATGWLNVVGNKIVNANGQTVILKGVNIADPEHLNLKTWERPGVSARSVANLATDTFKAKVIRLPILPGDPAYPNEGFFSATNGWDKYFNNHIAPLVTELTNKGIYVIIDLHYVSNYDTLYSKVESFWKYMAPKFANNPYVIYEMFNEPIYPDNWSTWRTTIAQPIANLIRSYAPNNLLLVGGPYWSSHIAGAATDPVLGKNIVYVAHVYSNQTVSMWESRYGAVADKYPLFITEWGFESGGTEGGDITYGQNFETWMKNRGLSWTVWSFDIQWGPRMFNSDWTLKSGPGGMGEFVRDLLAQ, from the coding sequence TTGATTCGCCATCTAGCATTTCTCGCTATATTAATCCTAGCCCCTGCACTTTCTTTCGCCGGAGCAACATCGGTCACTGGTACTCCTCAATTCGGAGACGTCACCCTTGGCCAATCTAAAACCAATACTCTCACTTTAAAAAATACCAGCAGGCTGAATATTCGTCTAGATAGCTTCTGGTTTTCGGGCTCGCCTGATTTTAGCCGGGTCGGGGGAACCTGTGGTTTTAATTCCACCACGGGATGGATTTTAAAGTCTGGTAAAACTTGTACGGTACAAATTAAATTTGCCCCCAAATATGCGGGTTCTGTTTCGGGTCAATTCGTTCTCGGATATTTCCTTGGCAGTGGTTGGACTTGGGAAGAAATCCCAGTGAATCTTTCAGGCAATGGTCTAAATCCAGTGGTTGCCCCTGCACCTGCTCCGACACCAACTCCTGTTCCTGCAACAGGATGGTTGAATGTTGTCGGTAATAAAATCGTGAATGCCAACGGGCAGACAGTGATTTTAAAAGGTGTAAATATTGCTGATCCAGAACATTTAAATTTAAAAACGTGGGAGCGTCCCGGAGTTTCTGCTCGCAGTGTTGCGAACTTAGCGACTGATACTTTCAAAGCTAAAGTGATTCGCCTGCCGATTCTTCCAGGGGATCCAGCCTATCCGAACGAGGGTTTCTTCAGTGCTACGAATGGTTGGGATAAATATTTTAACAATCATATCGCTCCGCTTGTAACTGAACTTACAAACAAAGGCATTTACGTCATTATTGATCTTCACTACGTCAGCAATTACGACACGCTTTATTCTAAAGTGGAATCCTTCTGGAAATACATGGCGCCGAAGTTTGCGAACAATCCATACGTGATTTATGAAATGTTCAATGAGCCCATCTATCCAGACAACTGGTCTACTTGGCGTACGACTATTGCACAACCCATCGCAAATTTGATCCGCAGCTATGCTCCAAACAACCTGCTTCTTGTTGGGGGTCCGTACTGGTCATCACATATTGCTGGTGCTGCAACAGATCCAGTTCTTGGTAAGAACATCGTTTACGTAGCCCACGTATATTCAAATCAAACAGTGTCTATGTGGGAATCGCGTTACGGCGCGGTTGCTGATAAATATCCTTTATTCATCACAGAGTGGGGATTTGAATCAGGCGGTACAGAAGGTGGCGACATCACTTACGGTCAAAACTTCGAAACATGGATGAAAAACCGTGGATTAAGTTGGACAGTATGGAGCTTCGATATCCAATGGGGACCCCGAATGTTTAACTCCGATTGGACATTAAAATCAGGGCCCGGAGGAATGGGCGAGTTCGTCAGAGATCTACTCGCCCAATAA
- a CDS encoding glycoside hydrolase family 44 protein, producing the protein MKHTIALLISLFAVLSSAHAQVSVALDGQITVDATATNGVVIKKEFYGADTNGFAKLPASEHVTPLHLGYVKFGGNLHSVFNWKLNRYIDSKGRIHEIESPFDSRISFAKNSYNATPMVQVNMLGWQPDYDSNGNLVGMETATAAHAAAELQFLNATRGLGIKHIVMGNEPFDADLTHKVAIPSADEYIAKYIEYAVALRDAQSAISGNPNDVKLWGPEIATGWTGWQTNHPSDCAKAPVPGGVTCSYGNGQFSEFIPYFLFKIASFENDRTLNPKGYKLLDVLTWHYYPLFRNQFNDKKSIINTPAGVQNVAGMLESVNLWTDVNYINKYDSASPKNVAPSIVPKYHAWKNAYYPNVKLACTEFGIDSINDIGYHPIVRPLYLADLIARIGETGVNTFVNSFLQGFHSNDSWAMINDGKRTNLYRIFSMFSNNYLGQVIQSNDNYGDHVNVYSVKTAQGTNVMLVNKDVVAHTPALTLVTRAGQRGLALNLPAWSLTVASIPDNGGAPTIQTFGAAEMNIPVSPEYGN; encoded by the coding sequence ATGAAACATACAATTGCATTATTGATTTCTTTGTTCGCAGTTCTATCATCAGCTCATGCTCAAGTTTCGGTCGCTTTAGATGGGCAAATCACAGTTGATGCAACAGCTACTAATGGCGTTGTGATTAAAAAGGAATTTTACGGCGCGGATACAAACGGTTTTGCCAAACTTCCAGCTTCTGAACACGTAACACCTCTTCACTTAGGTTACGTAAAATTCGGCGGGAATCTTCACTCTGTATTCAACTGGAAATTGAATCGTTATATCGACTCTAAAGGTCGTATTCACGAAATCGAATCTCCGTTTGATTCACGTATTTCATTTGCTAAGAATTCATACAACGCAACACCAATGGTTCAAGTTAATATGTTGGGCTGGCAGCCGGACTATGACTCTAACGGCAATCTTGTTGGTATGGAAACAGCGACTGCTGCCCACGCAGCGGCGGAACTTCAGTTCCTTAATGCAACACGCGGCTTAGGCATCAAACACATCGTTATGGGCAATGAGCCTTTCGATGCGGATTTGACTCACAAAGTGGCAATTCCATCTGCGGATGAATATATCGCTAAATACATCGAGTACGCGGTGGCTTTGCGTGATGCTCAAAGCGCTATCAGTGGCAACCCGAACGATGTTAAATTGTGGGGTCCAGAGATCGCAACAGGTTGGACAGGTTGGCAAACCAATCATCCTTCAGACTGCGCTAAAGCTCCAGTCCCGGGTGGCGTGACTTGCTCTTACGGCAATGGTCAGTTCAGCGAATTTATTCCTTACTTCTTATTCAAAATCGCTTCATTTGAAAACGACAGAACTTTAAATCCAAAAGGTTATAAGCTTCTTGATGTTTTAACATGGCATTACTACCCACTTTTCAGAAATCAATTTAACGACAAGAAAAGCATCATCAATACACCTGCGGGCGTACAAAACGTGGCGGGCATGCTTGAGTCAGTTAATCTTTGGACAGATGTGAACTACATCAATAAGTATGACTCTGCCTCACCAAAAAATGTAGCTCCAAGCATCGTACCTAAATACCACGCTTGGAAAAACGCTTACTATCCAAATGTGAAATTAGCATGCACTGAATTTGGTATCGATTCCATCAATGATATCGGTTATCACCCTATCGTTCGTCCCTTGTATCTTGCGGATCTTATTGCTCGTATCGGTGAAACTGGCGTGAATACATTCGTGAATTCATTCCTTCAAGGTTTCCATAGCAATGACTCTTGGGCGATGATCAACGACGGAAAAAGAACAAATCTTTACCGCATCTTTAGCATGTTCTCTAATAACTATCTTGGACAGGTTATCCAATCTAACGATAATTATGGTGATCATGTGAATGTGTACTCTGTGAAAACAGCTCAAGGCACGAACGTGATGCTAGTTAATAAAGACGTTGTAGCTCATACTCCAGCGCTTACTTTGGTAACTCGCGCTGGTCAACGTGGCTTGGCTCTGAATCTGCCGGCTTGGTCTTTGACTGTGGCAAGTATTCCTGACAACGGTGGCGCACCGACTATTCAAACTTTCGGCGCTGCTGAAATGAATATTCCCGTATCGCCTGAATACGGGAATTAA
- a CDS encoding glycoside hydrolase family 44 protein — protein MKSTFALKGSIFACILLSSTLACCAGVDRTQQPYNTTENKAVTGKVTIDLGTKGQTIDRSFYGSHLDSFSKLPSPALVSELGIGAIRIGGNEYDVFNWKNNLTYTKHGVKNILGIPAIVTALNTYKVTGIYQINLHGYQPEISNDSVSIKSVGLKKSFTAESAYELIKTLNGDLNLGLVNFSLGNEFEQWHETHAHTKEFPEDSGISADEYIARYIEYAVAIRQAQEEVNGNPNSIKIWGPEISASWLDWNTGNFTTDCEYHHTIRGQVTCSYGDGAFTHFIPYFLNRLAKAEKDKSINPKGYKLLDYFAFHYYPMFRQDNKNLDSIIKEADGLQAVTKMLEATRVLHDPNYVNTIDRSSYRNVSPNIIPRMKSWLKSYYPNAKLAINEFAVDSDYRTTHYHPIVRPLYIADSVAIAAKEGVAFFNNFILNSAGGSNIPWSMIEGGNKTTIFHTYSLISNNFKGTVVAAEDNLADKVNSYATETATDVNLLLINKTPVTQTVQIYLKNGTAKKLASYDVPGWSTSILKLKKSPGFLDRNFEVITYGAKEMGIALDKNYLK, from the coding sequence GTGAAAAGTACTTTTGCGCTCAAAGGGTCGATCTTTGCCTGCATTCTTTTATCCTCAACTCTAGCGTGTTGCGCTGGGGTCGATCGCACGCAACAACCCTACAATACGACTGAAAATAAAGCCGTCACTGGGAAAGTGACCATCGACCTAGGAACAAAAGGGCAGACAATCGACCGCTCTTTCTATGGATCTCACTTAGACTCTTTTTCAAAACTTCCCTCACCGGCATTGGTTTCTGAATTAGGTATCGGGGCCATCCGTATCGGCGGAAACGAGTACGATGTATTCAACTGGAAAAACAATCTTACTTACACAAAACACGGCGTAAAAAACATCCTAGGAATTCCAGCAATCGTCACTGCCTTGAACACTTACAAAGTGACAGGCATCTATCAAATCAACCTTCATGGCTATCAGCCAGAAATTTCAAACGACTCAGTCAGCATTAAGTCCGTTGGCTTGAAAAAATCTTTCACGGCAGAATCTGCCTACGAATTAATTAAAACCCTGAATGGCGACTTGAATCTGGGCCTAGTGAACTTCAGCTTAGGCAATGAGTTTGAACAGTGGCATGAAACCCACGCTCACACTAAAGAGTTCCCTGAAGATAGTGGGATTTCTGCTGATGAATACATCGCAAGGTATATTGAATATGCTGTTGCTATTCGCCAGGCTCAGGAAGAAGTAAATGGCAATCCAAACAGCATTAAAATCTGGGGCCCTGAAATTTCCGCTTCTTGGTTAGACTGGAATACCGGCAACTTCACAACCGACTGCGAATATCACCATACCATCAGAGGCCAAGTGACTTGTTCGTATGGCGATGGCGCATTTACTCATTTCATCCCTTATTTCTTAAATCGCCTTGCAAAGGCTGAAAAAGATAAATCGATCAATCCGAAGGGCTATAAACTTTTAGATTATTTCGCTTTCCATTACTACCCGATGTTCAGACAAGATAATAAAAACCTTGATTCCATCATCAAAGAAGCTGACGGTCTTCAAGCTGTTACAAAAATGCTAGAGGCAACACGCGTTCTGCATGACCCGAACTATGTAAACACCATCGACAGAAGTTCCTATAGAAATGTAAGCCCTAACATCATCCCAAGAATGAAGAGTTGGCTTAAGTCGTATTATCCAAATGCGAAACTTGCGATCAATGAATTCGCAGTGGATTCTGATTACAGAACGACTCACTATCATCCTATCGTTCGTCCACTGTATATTGCGGACTCTGTTGCAATCGCAGCTAAAGAGGGCGTTGCCTTCTTTAATAACTTTATTCTAAATAGCGCTGGTGGAAGCAACATTCCTTGGTCCATGATCGAAGGTGGAAACAAAACGACGATCTTTCACACCTATTCTTTAATCAGCAATAACTTCAAAGGAACGGTTGTGGCTGCTGAAGATAACTTGGCAGACAAAGTCAATTCTTACGCTACAGAAACCGCTACAGATGTGAACTTGCTTTTGATCAACAAAACGCCGGTAACGCAAACAGTGCAAATCTATCTCAAAAACGGAACAGCTAAAAAGCTTGCTTCTTATGATGTGCCAGGCTGGTCTACTTCCATTCTTAAGCTGAAAAAATCCCCAGGATTTTTGGATCGCAATTTCGAAGTGATCACATACGGCGCTAAAGAAATGGGAATCGCACTAGATAAGAACTATCTGAAATAG
- a CDS encoding leucine-rich repeat domain-containing protein, with protein sequence MKQLLIHFIFLIILSPALAEVRIDICDRGVIGAAIVKAVSEVNCKEVSVQKMRALESLVVANQNIDTLPPGVFAGLDSLKSLNLESNQIKILDRNAFQGLSQLKVLRLDHNHLTSIDAPVFARLISLEVLDVSFNRLHRISDDGFSGLNSLIELRANQNQISEIPSLSGLSSLRSLNLERNSLTQIRSLKRLSSLASVKLSHNQIQRIAVGAFQDLPSLIFMDLRFNQISKVQPWFLRTENLKTLALDNNKISAIERDSFLGLPNLEEISFYENQITELCRHYVGLNDSVHIGGVTLKDCP encoded by the coding sequence TTGAAGCAGTTGCTTATTCATTTCATTTTTCTAATCATCTTGTCTCCTGCGTTGGCAGAAGTGCGCATTGATATTTGCGATCGTGGAGTCATTGGCGCTGCTATTGTAAAGGCTGTTTCAGAGGTGAATTGCAAAGAAGTTTCCGTTCAAAAAATGCGCGCGCTTGAAAGTCTTGTAGTTGCTAATCAAAATATTGATACATTACCCCCAGGCGTTTTTGCAGGATTAGACTCTTTAAAGTCACTAAATTTAGAATCAAATCAGATCAAGATTCTCGACAGAAATGCTTTTCAAGGACTGTCGCAATTAAAAGTTCTGCGTTTAGATCACAATCATCTGACTTCGATTGATGCTCCGGTTTTTGCTAGATTAATTTCTTTGGAAGTGCTTGATGTTTCTTTTAATCGTTTGCACAGGATTTCAGACGATGGTTTTTCAGGATTAAATTCTTTGATTGAGTTGCGAGCCAATCAAAATCAGATTTCAGAAATTCCTAGCCTGTCGGGGTTATCTTCTTTAAGAAGTTTGAACCTTGAGCGTAACTCATTAACCCAGATTCGCAGTTTAAAAAGGCTATCAAGCTTGGCGTCAGTGAAGCTTTCGCACAATCAAATTCAAAGAATCGCAGTAGGGGCGTTTCAAGATCTTCCCTCACTGATCTTTATGGATTTACGTTTTAATCAAATTTCTAAGGTTCAGCCGTGGTTTTTAAGAACAGAAAATTTAAAAACTTTAGCCTTGGATAATAATAAGATCTCTGCGATTGAGCGTGATTCTTTTTTAGGTCTTCCAAACTTAGAGGAGATTTCTTTTTACGAAAACCAAATCACTGAATTGTGTCGTCATTATGTGGGGCTTAATGACTCTGTCCATATTGGTGGAGTCACCCTAAAGGATTGCCCGTGA
- a CDS encoding lipopolysaccharide biosynthesis protein: MIQNEGKSPERLIFLAGARIFGLIFSFLIPMYLGRHLEVETYGTYKQVMLIFWFSQVALNFGFDDSVNYFLRWDRKNFSLYAFNALIFNFVVTSLLALGLSIYRVEIAGLLNNPDLAQYIPLLGLLIVVSISSAQVEGFLINLNRFKARLYLDAGTEFLKSVAILSGFLFFHSITVALIFLVFLMVLRFVWMLSILHSHKVEQGLRYKDAGGFFKAQARFGVPLGISRIIQNILNMENLFVSSFFSVVQFTYYSVGCFENPLINSVRASLYELVNIDLVDNVKSKDFDKAAQTWRQMNRTLFLIVIPFTVYMTFFAKEIIVFIFSDKYLASVPFFMLFNLYVVVTCLNPEPLFRATSNTGTALKIKVFGVVMGLILIIGGAYWFGPMAVLVGKIIAVAFINISGLIIGARFIQSKARNLFVWRDLALALALSTVLSALIKYIFLEYQWYPFWILAASFSLYFLGMFVSGVKTNLIKTQEVEYVQKFVFKIVHKLNPLKGRAYNG; the protein is encoded by the coding sequence GTGATTCAGAACGAAGGTAAATCCCCAGAAAGATTAATATTCTTGGCGGGTGCAAGAATCTTTGGTTTGATTTTTTCTTTCCTTATTCCCATGTATTTGGGGCGCCACTTAGAAGTAGAAACCTACGGGACCTATAAGCAAGTGATGCTGATTTTCTGGTTTTCGCAGGTTGCCCTTAACTTCGGGTTCGACGATTCGGTGAACTACTTCCTTCGTTGGGATCGTAAGAACTTTTCCTTATATGCCTTCAATGCACTGATCTTTAACTTCGTCGTGACTTCGCTGTTAGCATTAGGTCTTTCCATTTATCGTGTTGAAATTGCTGGTCTGCTAAACAACCCTGATCTTGCCCAATACATACCGCTTCTGGGTTTATTAATCGTTGTTTCTATTTCCTCAGCCCAAGTCGAAGGATTTTTAATTAACTTAAACCGCTTTAAAGCAAGATTGTATCTTGACGCGGGTACAGAGTTTCTAAAGTCCGTCGCCATCCTGTCGGGTTTTTTATTCTTTCATTCCATCACAGTGGCTTTGATCTTCCTAGTGTTCTTAATGGTCCTTCGCTTTGTTTGGATGTTGTCTATCCTACACAGCCATAAAGTAGAGCAAGGCCTGCGTTACAAGGACGCGGGCGGGTTCTTTAAGGCCCAAGCCAGGTTTGGTGTGCCTCTAGGGATCTCTCGCATTATTCAGAACATTCTGAATATGGAAAATCTATTTGTCTCATCGTTCTTTAGTGTCGTCCAATTTACTTACTATTCAGTAGGTTGCTTTGAAAATCCCCTGATCAACTCCGTAAGGGCCTCGCTATACGAATTAGTGAATATTGATCTGGTTGATAATGTGAAATCAAAGGACTTTGATAAAGCGGCACAGACGTGGCGCCAGATGAATCGCACTCTTTTTTTAATCGTAATTCCGTTCACGGTTTATATGACCTTCTTTGCTAAAGAAATCATCGTCTTCATCTTTTCGGATAAGTATCTAGCCAGTGTTCCGTTCTTTATGCTGTTTAATCTGTACGTGGTCGTAACCTGTTTAAATCCAGAGCCTTTATTTAGAGCCACCTCCAATACCGGCACCGCTCTTAAGATTAAAGTCTTTGGAGTGGTTATGGGCTTAATATTAATTATCGGTGGTGCTTATTGGTTTGGGCCCATGGCCGTACTGGTTGGTAAAATCATCGCCGTGGCATTTATAAATATCTCGGGACTTATTATCGGAGCGAGATTTATTCAAAGCAAAGCTAGAAACTTATTTGTATGGCGTGATCTGGCTTTGGCGCTGGCTTTATCAACAGTGCTGTCAGCTTTGATCAAGTATATTTTCTTGGAATATCAATGGTACCCATTCTGGATACTTGCAGCTTCCTTCAGTCTTTATTTCTTAGGGATGTTTGTTTCAGGGGTAAAAACAAATTTGATTAAGACCCAAGAAGTTGAATACGTGCAAAAGTTTGTATTTAAGATAGTTCACAAATTAAATCCTCTCAAAGGAAGGGCCTACAATGGTTAA